The nucleotide window GTGTTCGATCCGTATGCGGAACCGGGCGGGATGATGCGGTACGGCGCGGCGGAGTTCCGGTTCCCCGCGGACGCGCTCCTCGCGGACCTGACGCGGATCCTTGACCGGGGGGTGCGCTTCCGGGGCGGGATCACCTTCGGCGAAGACGTGACGTTCTCTTCCCTTGCGGCGGAGGGGTTCGACGCCGTCCTGATCGCCGTGGGCGCCCGGGAAGCGCTGCGGCTGCCCGCGTCTGGAGGGGAGGAACAGGGATTCCACGACGCGCTTTCGTTCCTCGTGCGTGTCCGGGAGCACCGGTTTCCGCGGCTGCGCGGACGGGTGGTCGTGATCGGAGGCGGGAACGTCGCGATCGATGCGGCCCGCTGCGCCCTCCGGATGGGGGCGTCGGAAGTGACGATCGCCTGCGTCGAGTCCAGGGAGGCGGTGCCGGCGTTCGCCTGGGAGGTCGAGGCGGCCGTTTCGGAGGGAGCGAAATTCCTTCCGGGCACGGCGGTGATCCGTTTCCTCCTGAAGGATGGAAGGGTGGCCGCGTTCGAGGCGCTGAAGGTGGAGCGGGTCGACCGCGACCCGGATGGGAGGGTTGTGCCGCGGACCGTCCCCGGCTCGGAATTCGAGGTCCCGGCCGACACGGTCGTGATGGCGATCGGAAGCCGGGCCGACCTCTCGTTCCTGCCTGACGGAGTCTCCCGGAAAGCCATGGATCCGGGGCGCCACGTTTTCCGCTTGCAATTCCCCGGGGGGGAACCTAAAATCGCCGGCTATATGTGTGGTGATTGCGTCCGCGGCCCCGGCACGGTGGTCGAGGCGTCCACCTCCGGGCGGGAAGCCGCGTTGAATATCTTCGCGGATTTCGCCGTCGAAGAGGTCAGAAGGGCGCGATACAAGGACAACTTCCGCAGGCGCCCCGAACCCCATGTGACCGATCGACCCGAGGGACGGGTTCGGCACAGGGCGGAGAGGCTCTCTCCCGAAGAGGCGCGCGGCGGTTTCGAAGAAGTTCAGAAGAGGTTTTCCGATCGGTGCGCACGCGAGGAAGCGGAACGGTGCGCACGGTGCAATCTCTCGCTGTAGTACAAGCAGTACACAAACGGGAAGGGGGTGAGAAAAGATGAAGAAATTCGCAACGCTTTTGGCGGTCGTCATGGTGACGGTGTTTTCCGCCGGTATCCTGGTCGCGGGGACCGCTCCGGAGAAGGCGACCATCAACGAGGTCCAGAAGGTCAAGTCGCCGGTTGTATTCCCGCACAAGGCCCATGCGGACCGGATCAAGAATTGCCAGGAGTGCCACCACAAGGACGCGCCCGGCAAAGAGCAGAAGTGCTTCGCCTGCCACAAGGCTACGAAGACCGGGGATGCGGTAGCCCAGAAGGACGCCATGCACACCAAGTGCAAAGGGTGCCACTCGAAGGACGCGACGAAAAAGGCTCCGACGAAGTGTAACGACTGCCACAAGAAGTAGGCGCCCGGCGATCCCGCGAGCGCGGTGAGAGGGCGGGGAGGTTCCCCGCCCTCTTTCATTCGGGGCGAACTCTTTTCGGTTTGACGTCCGACGTGCTGTCTGGTATACAGTATACATTCCGAATAACCGAGGGTGACCCGAATGGCCGATGAGAAACGTACTCCGTCCCCGATGGACCGGGTGTGGAACTTCTTCACCTCCGTCAAACTGGCCATCTTCACCCTGATCGTCCTCGCCGTCACGTCGATCCTCGGCACGATCATCGAGCAGAACCAGCCCCCGGAGAAGTACCACCAGATCTACGAGGATTGGGCGTTCGCCCTCATGGACCGGATCAACCTGTTCGACATGTACCACTCCGTCTGGTTCCTCCTCATCCTCGTCCTGTTCACCGTGAACCTCTCCTGCTGCACCATCGACCGCTTCCCGAAGATGTTGAGGGTGGTGCGGAACCCGAGGACGAAACTGGACGAGAACCTCGCGAAGACCTTGTCGCTCTCGGACCGGTGGAAGAAAAAGGGGACCCTTTCGGAGTGGGCGGGGAAGTACGCGGAGGCGCTCTCCGCCTCCTTCGCCAAGCCGAAGGTCACCGAGGAAGGGGGCGCGGTGCATCTATACGCCGAGACCGGCGTCGCCTCCCGTTTCGGCGTCTACGTGACCCACCTCTCCATCATCGTCATCTTCATCGGGGCGATCCTCGGCAACGTCCTCGGCTTCAAGGGGTTCGTGAACATCCCCGAAGGGGAGGCCGTCGCGCAGATCCCCGTGCGTGGGGGAACCCGGACGCAGGACCTCGGGTTCACGGTCCGGTGCAACGCCTTCAGCCTCGAGACGTACCCGAGCGGCCAGCCCAAGGCGTACAAGTCCGACCTGAGCATCATCGACGGTGGTCGGGAAGTGCTCCGGAAGACGATCGTGGTGAACGACCCGTTGCAGTACCAGGGGATCTGGTTCTACCAGTCGAGCTACGGGCAGGCGGGGGGAGCGACGGCGCAGGTGACGGTGACCCGCAAGGACGGGACCCCGATGGGCGCGTTTGCCCTGTCGGCCAACGAACCCGTTCCGATCGACGGATACGGGATCGTGCGCGGGGTGAATTACAGCGAGAACTTTCAGGGGAACGGGCCCGCGCTCCAGGTGACCGTTGAGAAGCCCGGGAAACCGGCCGCCTCGTTCTGGCTCTTCCAGGGCGGTCCCGATCTCGACCGGCAGCGGAACGATTCGATCGTCTTTTCCTTCGGGGGCTTGAGTTCGAAGATGTTCACCGGGCTCCAGGTGGCGAAGGATCCCGGGGTGAACATCGTCTGGGTGGGGTGCGCTTTGATGGTGATCGGGCTCATCATGGCGTTCTTCCTCTCGCACCAGCGCGTCTGGGTCCGGCTGGCCCAGGGGACGGACGGCCGCGTCGAGGTCGTCCTCGCCGGTTCCGCCAGCAGAAACCGGCTTGCCTTCGAGAAGAGATTCGAGAAACTACAGACCGGCGTCAAGGCGGTGGAAAAATGAGCAATATCATCCTGTTCAACCTCACCACGGTCCTGTTCGGCGTGGCGTCCGCCTCCTATCTTGGCGCCCTCTACGCGAAAAACGGAAAGATCGCGGTCGCGGGAACCTGGGTCTGCCTCATCGCGGCCGTCGTTTCCACCGCGGCGCTCGGGGTGCGCTGGTACGAGTCGTACCAGATGGGAATCGGACGCATCCCCGTGACGAACCTCTACGAGTCGCTCGTCTTCTTCGCCTGGGCGGTGAACCTGTTCTATTTGATCGTGGAGAGGAAATACCGCAACCGGACCTTCGGCGCCTTCGTGATGCCGATCGCCTTCTTCACGATGGTCTTCGCCGTCTATAACGACAGCAGCATCCAGCCGCTGGTGCCCGCCCTGCAGTCGTACTGGCTCCACGCCCACGTCATCACCTGTTTCATCGGGTACGCGGCGTTCGCCGTCTCCGCCGGCGTGGCGCTCATGTACCTGCTCAAGTCGAAGCAGGAGGCGGCGAAGATCAACAAGGGTGTCGTCGGTCTGCTCCCCCCCTGCAAGATGCTCGACGACCTGGTCTACCGGGCGATCATCTGGGGTTTCCCGTTCCTGACCGTCGGGATCATCACCGGGGCGGCGTGGGCGAACTACGCCTGGGGGACGTACTGGTCGTGGGACCCGAAGGAGACGTGGTCCCTGATCGTCTGGCTGGTCTACGCGCTCTTCCTCCACGCGCGGGTCACGCGAGGGTGGCACGGCAGGCGCGCCGCCATCATCTCCATCGTCGGGTTCCTGGCCACGGTCATGTGCTACCTCGGCGTCAACCTCGTGCTGTCGGGGCTCCACTCCTACGGCGGGAGCTGATCCCTGGATCGGGGGTGCGATGAAGGGACGTCCGATCGCCTTTCTGGTCACGGCCGTCGGGGCCGCGTCGGTCCTCCTGTGCGGCATCTTCCGGAAGGAGATCGCCGAGGTTCTGGTCAACGGCGCGCTGCTTTGCCTGTCGTGCGTCGGGATCGGGTGACCCCTTGAGATTCCTTGCGCGGCGGATCTCCCAGGCGTTGGGGGCGATCCTCCCCAATGCCTGGCTTCCCGGTTTCCTGTCCGCAACGCTCTACCAGGGGCCCCTGAAGGGCGTCTGCACCCCGTTGCTGAACTGCTACGCCTGCCCCTCGGCCCTGCTCTCCTGTCCCATCGGCACGCTGCAGCATTTCGCGGCGGGCGGGAACGTCTCGTGGTACGCGGTCGGGACCCTTTCGGTCGTCGGCGCTTCGGTCGGCCGGATGACGTGCGGGACCCTGTGCCCCTTCGGCGCCCTGCAGGACCTCTTGTACAAGTTCCGGGGGTGGAAGGCGTCCCTGCCGCATTGGACGCGGTATCTCCGCTATGCCGTCCTTGCCGTACTCGTGTTCATCATCCCTTACCTCACCCGCGAAAACTGGTTCTCGAAACTGTGCCCCGTGGGGACGCTGATGGGGGCCCTGCCGTGGGTCACGATGAGCGCGGACATCCGCTCGATGGTCCATGGGCTGTTCTGGGTCAAGATCGCGATCCTCCTCTTCTTCATCACGACGGCGACGATGGTCAAGCGCCCCTTCTGCCGGGCGATCTGCCCCCTCGGGGCGATCTTCTCCCTGTTCAACAAGTCGAGCTTCCTGCAACTCGCCTGGGATCCCGACACCTGCACGCGGTGCGGGAAGTGCCGGGAGATCTGCCCGGTCGACATCCGCCCCGACCGGAACCGGACCGACCCGGACTGTCTGCGCTGCCTCGACTGCACCCGGTGCCCGAGCCTCAAGCTCACCACGGTATTCCACCGGCAGCCGTTCGGGGAGACCGCCGTTCCCGCCACGGTCGCGAGCAGCGTCCCGGGGGCGTCCGCCCGCTGACGTCGACCCTATGGTATCTTTAAGTTCGCGAGGAATCCTGAGATGATCGTGTGTTTTGGAGGCGTCAGGTAGATGGAGGAATCGGTACTCGCAGCCGGCGGTGCGACGCGCCGCTGGTGGGACCTCACCCCGAAGGAACGGAACATCGTCGCCTTCACCCTTCTCTTTCTCATCACATTGCCGATGCTCACGAAGATCTTCACGAGCGACTTCGGGACGCACATCGCGTTGGGGCGGCACATCGTCCGGCAGCTCGACATCCCCACGCGCGAGCACTGGAATTACCCCTCCCTCGGGATGGAGAACGGCAGCGGCGGCGAGTGGGGGTTCGAGGCGGTGCTTTACCTCGTGTACGCCGCAACGGGCGAGTACGGGGTCTCGTTTTTCGTCTGGGCGGTCGTCTTCGGGATCTTCCTTTTCCTTTACCGGGCCATGGTGCTTCGCGGTGCGCACCCCATCCTCGCGGTCCTTGCCATCTTCGCGTTCTCGGGGTTCCTTCGGATCCGGATCCAGCCCCGGCCCGAGATTTTCACGTACCTGTTCACGGCAATGACGATCTATCTTCTGAGCGAGCATTACTTCGGGAGCCGGAAGAAACTGATTTACCTTTTCCCCCCGATGATCCTCGTGTGGGCGAACAGCCACCCGACGTACCTGATGGCGTTCGGCCTGTGCGGTGCGTTCTTCGCCGACGCCTTGTTACGGGCGGCATGGAAGAAGGAGTTCCGGTGGGCACGGCTCCGGACGTGGGTCATCCCCCCCCTGGTTACGGGCGTCGCGGGTCTCGTCCTCTGTGGATTGAACCCGCACGGATACGGCTGGCTGCTCGCGCCGCTCCACATGATCTCCCGGGCGGGAGGAGGGAGTACTACCAATAACATTTTGATGTCGATCTCGGAGCTGACCCCGGTGAAGGGAACGGGATTCTACCTATATTACAAGGCCGCGGTCGTCTTCGCCGCGGTATCGCTCTGCCTGGGGTTGGCGGGC belongs to Deltaproteobacteria bacterium CG2_30_66_27 and includes:
- a CDS encoding c-type cytochrome biogenesis protein CcsB, producing the protein MSNIILFNLTTVLFGVASASYLGALYAKNGKIAVAGTWVCLIAAVVSTAALGVRWYESYQMGIGRIPVTNLYESLVFFAWAVNLFYLIVERKYRNRTFGAFVMPIAFFTMVFAVYNDSSIQPLVPALQSYWLHAHVITCFIGYAAFAVSAGVALMYLLKSKQEAAKINKGVVGLLPPCKMLDDLVYRAIIWGFPFLTVGIITGAAWANYAWGTYWSWDPKETWSLIVWLVYALFLHARVTRGWHGRRAAIISIVGFLATVMCYLGVNLVLSGLHSYGGS